The following are encoded in a window of Dysidea avara chromosome 4, odDysAvar1.4, whole genome shotgun sequence genomic DNA:
- the LOC136253525 gene encoding ficolin-1-like, protein MNIITQLVILTLSLLLVNADLYCTNLYKDFKHKCTPSLITIRSCCDLNTFSPPPGIFKMSTRTFGTADVYCDTATDGGGWIVIQRNRKDSKVNFNKNWIDYEKGFGNLTTDFWYGLEAIHCFTQTGQWEMRVDYQKNDKTWSYLHYNQFSVGSASEEYPLTVGQFTGEGTDRFVSSPLNGMKFSTPDNDNDKSSSNCAETAKDGFWYNRCSHINPNRQPPWVAGDVLSIAMKIRPKDCITH, encoded by the coding sequence ATGAACATCATTACACAACTTGTCATATTGACACTGTCATTACTACTGGTCAATGCTGATCTATACTGTACCAACCTCTACAAGGACTTCAAACACAAGTGTACTCCATCACTGATCACCATTAGAAGTTGCTGTGACCTCAACACCTTCTCACCACCTCCTGGAATATTCAAGATGAGTACAAGAACATTCGGAACTGCTGATGTCTACTGTGACACGGCCACTGATGGTGGAGGATGGATTGTGATACAGAGAAACAGGAAGGATAGTAAAGTAAACTTTAATAAGAATTGGATTGATTATGAAAAAGGATTTGGAAATCTGACAACCGACTTCTGGTATGGTCTGGAGGCAATTCATTGCTTTACACAAACTGGCCAATGGGAGATGAGAGTGGATTATCAAAAGAATGACAAGACCTGGTCCTACCTCCATTACAATCAGTTCAGTGTAGGTAGTGCCAGTGAAGAATACCCACTGACTGTTGGACAGTTTACTGGAGAAGGTACTGACCGGTTTGTATCTAGTCCACTGAATGGGATGAAATTCAGCACTCCAGACAATGACAATGATAAAAGTAGTAGTAACTGTGCAGAAACAGCAAAGGATGGGTTTTGGTACAACAGGTGTAGTCATATCAACCCCAACAGACAACCACCATGGGTAGCTGGAGATGTACTGTCAATTGCAATGAAGATCCGTCCCAAGGATTGCATCACTCACTAA